In Acidobacteriota bacterium, the genomic stretch GCCTTCCGGTCAGTGACCCACCTGTAGCGGGTCACTGTCCCGATTCCTTCACCCAGAAGGCCGTCGCTCGTTTGAGTAGATCTCGTTCCATCCGTAGACGGGTATTCTCCTTACGGAGCCTGCCCAGTTCGGCCTTCTCCTCGCTCGTCAACCCTTCACGTTCGCCACGATCGGTGCGGGCCTGGCGGACCCAGTTGCCCAGCGTGCCGTCACCAATCCCCAAAGCCTGAGCAACATCGATGATCTTGCGCTCATCATCGAGCACCATCGATACCGCATCGGCTTTGAACTCACCCGTGAACGACCGCCGAACCCCACCCCGTCGTTGTTCTTGTTGTTGTTCCATAACTGACATGATTACCTCTCAATCGAGGTGACCGGTCATTGGGGGGAACCTCAGGTGCGCTAACTGACGGTAGTTAGTATCCTCAGTGAGGATACTAACTTGACGATCCGGTGGGGTGAGTGCGGCGAGTACGGCGGTGAGTCGGGCAATGATGTTGTCGAGGTCGGCGAGTACGATGGTTTGCCAGTCGGGTGGGTAGGTCATGCTGCGGGTTCCTTCCGTCCATTCGGGTTTGTGAAAGTTTTCACGTTCGGGTCTTGTGGGGTTCTCGGTGGGGTGAGAATGACTCGCTTCAATGCGGCGATATGGCTACACCGAGGGGTAGGGGTAGGGCAGCTGCAGTACCAGCCGTTGGGGTTGCAGCCGACACGATATGTGCCGTGGTCCCCAACAATGGCGGCGGTGATTATGTCAGCGGTGAGGGACCGCACGGTAAGACGTCCAGTAGCGAGGAGACGCCCGGCTTTGGTTGCCACGGTCTCACTCATCAGTTTCTTCTGGGGTCTCATTGAAGCTATCCACGAACTCGATGATGGATTCCCGTTCGCCTATCTCGTCGTGTTGTACTTGTCTAAGTTGGGCCATATCGGTGTGTTCCTCGATGGCGGCGGTGACAAGCTCGGCGAGTACGGTGGGATGGAATACCTCGAACGCTTCGGCTTCGACTTGGAACAGTGAGCCATGCTCGGCGATGAAGCTCGCAGCCCTTGAGTCTCCGGTTTTCCCTGGGGCGGGTGGTAGGTTGTACTCGGTCACTTGTTCACTGGTGACCGCAATGTGGATGATGTCGGACCACACTTGCCCGGTTTTGTCCGTGAAGTCTCGCTGGATGTCAACGCCCGACGGATCGAAGTCACCGATGTACAGGACAACAGCTTCGTCGCCCACACTGCTAACGATGTCATCCATGATCGTCTGGCTTCCGTATCCACCGAGTGCGACGTATGGGATGCCATACGGTTGTGACCATTCGGCGGCCATTCCGAGCAGTGCCGCTTTCTCGACTACTATCCACACTTCGGTCGGTTGGCCGTCCCGGTAGTCACGCTTGTACCCGTGCGCCGCATCTAGGAGAGCGTCACTAACCGAATTGACACCACCACGCTGATAGATGGAGCGGGTGTAATCCGTAAGCGAAGGGAACCACAATTCTCGCCGCCCTTGAGCGGTCCGCTTCGAGAGTTGGTCGTAATCGGTGTACACGTTCCTGTACTCATTGTCTGCACTTGCGAGCAGGTAATGGAGTTGGCGTAGCGTTGTCTCGCCCCGGCGGTTTACGATGTCGGCGGCGTCATGTAGCAGTTTCGGCCAGAAGTCCCGACTTCGTTTCGGACGGTTTTTCATAGTCCCACCCCTACAAAATTGGGGGAACGGTGACGGGTCCACGACAGATTTTCCTTCCGGAAGGAAAATTGGGGGACCGCACGGGTTGGGTGTGACTCATTCGGTGCCACCGTTGGGGATGAGTTCGGCGTCGAGAGCTTCGGCGATGGCCGTGAGGTCTAACACGTTGTCTTCTGAGGAATGGGACTTAGGGGGGTTCTTAGAATCACCTTCCCCCCTCAAAGTGGGTAACAGTGGTAACTCTGTAACAGTTGAAGGGTTGTCGGGTGTTACCGAGTTACCGAAGTTACCGGGGTTGGTAAGGGTGTATCTGCCGTCACCCGTCGAGTTGAGGTCTCCATCACGACTCATCTGCGCCATCAGCTTCCGAACTGCGCCCGGGGACTTGTCGAGGATGTCCGAGACTTCCTTCGGCGACATCGGCTCTCCGTGTTCGCGAACCGCCTTGACAATTTCGGCTCGGGCTGTCGAGGTGCGCCACTCATCCGCCGGTCCGAGTAGGGTCCACAAGCCCCCCTTCAAATTGAGGGCATATTCATATTCGTCGATTTCTCGCCCAGTACCTTTGAGGACCGCATCGGGTCGGCCCCGATCACGAAAGATTCCGATCACGGTATCGCAAGCGCCGGTCAAGCCCGTCGACCCTGAGATGGAATCGAGCCAGTCCTCGGGGTCGGAAAGTTTGTTGAGGTGATGCACCACGACGAAGCTGACACCTGTTTCGGCGGCGCAGCGTTGGAGTGGGATTAGTGCGTCGTAGTCGTCGCCGTAGATTCGGTTGCTGTTACCGGATGGCCTCACATGCTGCAACGTGTCGATCACGACTAGTCGGGTCTCGGGGTGCTTGGTGATGAAGTCCCGGAAGTCGTCGATGCCGCCCCCGTCTTTGCTGATCGGTCGCCACTCGTGACGCACTATGAAATCACCTGCTGGCACTTCATCCCCGAGGAGCATCCGTATGCGCTGTTGCAAGCGCCGTGGGTGATCTTCGAGGGCCACGAACAGAGCGGTGCCTTGTTCAACGTCGATTGATCCGAGCGCCTTGCCCCCGGATGCGACGGCTAACGCAAGATTGAGAACCAACCAGCTTTTCCCGATCTTTGGTCGGCCGCCAAGGAGTGTTAGCCCATCTGGGAGAACACCTTCCACGGCCCAGCGCGGAGGAGGGAACGTGTGCGCCATCAGTTCCTTGAGGGTGTAGAACCCGTCCGTCGAGCCGAGCGTCGAGCCGAGACTCCCGGTTGCGCGTATCTGTTGCACCTCGTCCTGGCGCTGCCACTTGTCGAATTCTTCTTTCGTTTGCTTGGCGGTCAAGTGATCCTGTTCGGTTGGGCCGTTGTCGGTCATCGGGACATCTCATGGAGTCGGCGCCATGCCACCTTGCGACGTGCGACAATTTCGGCGCACGAATAGCACGGGCCGACGGCACAGGTGCAACGATCCCGTCGTGCGGTCCTCTTGCGGCGGGGTCGGCGGTTCATGCGTCGGTCTTGGTCCCGGCGCGCGTCTGGCTAGTGAGCCATTCTTCAATGTCGCTGCGGCGGTAGCGAACCGAAGCGCCCACCTTGATGAAGCGTGGGCCTTGTCCTGCGATGAGTCGCCATTGTGCGGTTGTGGAATGATGAACCCCGAGTTCGTCGGCGAGTTGATCGTTCGTGAGTAGTTGGGTTGGGGTTGCCATGCGTTGCCTCCTGTCGGGTTGCTATCGCATGGTTGCACAGTGGTACGAATACGTCTAGAATGTGTCATATGGATATGACACTCACTCTCAATCAGATTGTCGGGCAGAACGTGGAGCGCCTCCGACAGCGGGGCATTCGCGTCGGCGGGACGATGGAACGTGGGACTAAGACGCTGCTAGCGAAGATGTTGTCCGCCTACCTCGAAGAGAAGTACACCCGTTTTGTTGTCGCCGACCTTGAGGGTGCCCGTCGTCGCAATATGCGATGGCCCGAGCTTGTCGCATTGTGCGAGATTTTCGAGGTTCCATTGTGGGAGTTGGTCTTGCCGCCTGAGGGTGTGGGGGTCGCTACCCCAAGGCCACTTCGCGGTCCGACAACCAAGGTGTGGGGAATACCTGGCCGCCCGGACATCACGATTTCCACTCAAGCGACCACCGGTCGTAACGAGCTGTCGGCGCTGCTTTTCAGCATCGCTGCCGACGACCTCACTGACGGTCAGCTAGCGAACTTTCGCGACGACATGAAAAAGAAACGCGACAAGCAGATTCGCGCGGATCTAAGGGCCGCGGTTTCGAAATTGACGGAGGTTCTCAAAGAAGAGTTTCCAGAAAAGGAGAATAACTGATGGCGCACGTCAGAAAGCACCCAAAGAGCGGCCGTTGGCAGGTCCGGTATCGTGACCCGTCGGGCCGTGAACGGTCTCGCAACTTCAAGCGGAAGATCGACGCTGATCGGTTCCTCGTGACAGTCAGCGCCGACGTGCTTCGGGGGGACTACATTGATGCACGTCTGGGCCGGGCGACGGTGGCGGAGATGGCTGAGCGGTGGTGTCGCACCCGGTCGCACCTTGCCCGAGCGACCCGTGACCAGGACAGCGCGTTTTTGCGTTCGCTGGTTTTGCCACACTTTGGAACCCGTGCCGTGGGGTCTGTGCGGCGATCTGAGGTAGCGGCCTGGCTGGCGGGTCTCGATGTGGCACCGGCGACGAAGGCGAAAGCCTTGCAGAAACTGAGTGCAATCTTCGGCGTCGCTGTCGGAGATGGGGCGCTACGGTCGAACCCGTGTGATCGGATACCGAGACCGACGCAACGGCCGAACCGTGTGGGGCGGGCTCTCACAGATGATGAAATCGAAGCGGTTTTGGACGCCGCCGAAGCCGTAGACGAGTCCAGCGCCGCAATGGTGCATGTCATGGCTCGTGCCGGGCTCCGAATTGGTGAAGCTATCGCCTTGAAACGTGTCGACGTCGACGGGGGAATGCTCCACATTCGGCAGTCAATGTCACGCCGTGAAGGGCTCGGACCGGTGAAGGGCCGTAGCGGTGGCCGTTCGATCCCCATGCCGGATGGCCTACAAGCCCGTTTGCAACGACATATGGCGTCTCAAACACTGGCCTCGTTGGAGGGTTGGTTGTTTGTCGCCGCACGCGGCGGGCCGATACGGTACGACAATTGGCGGTCCCGTACTTGGAACCGGATAGTCGAAGTTGCAGGGGTTGGGGATTTGAAACCGCACGACCTACGCCACACAGTGGCGACACGGCTGTTCGTCGTTGACGCCTGGACCGTGCCACAAGTGCAAAGTTACTTAGGTCACGTCGACCCGACGGTGACCTTGAGAACGTACACCCACATTCACCCGGAGGCACTACCAACACCGGGCATGATCGGCACCGGTCGATGACGGCAGAACCCGCCGTTGGTGACGTCCGAAGGAAGTTCTGCGGACACTTTGCGGACACCCTACGGTAATTTCAGTCAAAACCCCAATGTTTACAGGGGTTTTCGGAAGTTGAGGGCTTCCCTTACAAGGAAGAAGTCGGCGGTTCGAATCCGTCAACGCCCACTGCTCAGCACCCCAGTATCGACGGGAGTTTCTACGTTTGCGGGGCCGAAGTCAAGCGCTGAGAATCACACCCACTGGGCGAAAGTGCTGCGTTTCCCTCTATGTCAACCTTGCGTGACACAGAGCCTGGAGGAACTAGAAAAGGTCAGGGGCGAACGAACTCATCGAGGAAGGCTGCGACCGCGGCCACGAGTGGGGTACCTGACGTCAACGCCAAGTCGTTGTGATTCGCACCCTCGATTATCACGATTTCCTTTGGGTGAGAAGCCGCTTCGTACACGCGGCGACTCTGATCAGTGGGCACGATGCTGTCGGCTGAACCTGCCACGATGAGGATGGGGACATCGATTCCGGGGATCCTCTCGACATTCGGAAAGCGGTCCCACATCAACAGCGATATCGGCAGGAACGGGTAGTGGACCGATCCGATTTCGGGGAGCGACGCGAAGGGCGAACGCAGCACGAGAGCTGCCGGCGGTCGCTGCTCCGCTACACCGATCGCCACAGCCGCGCCGAGGGACTCGCCGAAGTACACCAGAAGGTCGGCATCGATGTCCGGGCGAGTCTCGAGATAGGCGACCGCGGCTCTCCCATCGGCGATGAGGCCGTTCTCCGTGGGACTGCCAGGGTTCCCTCCGTATCCCCGGTAGTCGACAAGCAGCACGCCGTAGCCGTGGTCTGCCAGCGCTTGCGCGAGCGGAGCTCGATCACTCCGGTTGCCTGCGTTGCCGGTGAACAGGATCACGGTGGCCCCGTTGGAGTCTCGTCGGGCAGGCAGCAGCCACGCCGCCAAGGTCAACCCATCTTCGGTGGGAAAGGTCACCTCTACGGCACCGGGCAGCGCGGTGGCCACATCAGGCACAGCCTGGGAGGGGAGGTAGATGAGGCGCCGCTGGAAGACCCACATGAACGCGACAAGCAGCAGCGCTACCACGGACGCGATGACAACCCCCCTCACGACGCGTTGCACACTTTCCACTCCCAGCTTTGAAGTACAAGGGCTCTCGCGGCACATTGCATGATGCAAGCTTGACACGCCGCCCAGGACCCGGCAAACCCGCGAGTGAGATTCCCCCATTTCTCCGGACACGTTGGTGTGGGGTTTTGAGGGTCCTAGAGAGGAGAGATGATCCCTGCACCGTTCCCGGAGGAGTTCCGGAGGAGAGCAGTTGAACCGGCTCGTGAGAGAGGCAAGTCAATTCCGAAGCTGGCTGAGGATTTAGGCATCTCGGAGTCGGGGTTGCGCCGGTGGGTGGCTCAAGCCGACATCGACGATGGCACCGAGCCTGGGGTGACGTCTGACGAGCTATCAGAGTTGCGCCGGTTGCGTAAGGAGAACAGGGTGTTGAAGATGGAGCGTGATCTGCTCTCTCGAGCCGCAGCCTTCTTCGCCAGAGAGAATGTCCTGCCGAAATGATCTTTCGGTTTACGGATGCGAACAAGGCCGATTTCCCGATCCGGTTTATGGCGTCACGTCTCGGTGTGTCAACGTCCGGGTTCTATGGGTGGCGACACCGCCAGACGAATCCTTGTCAACGCCGGATTGCCGATCAAGAGCTGGGTGAGACGATCACCGAGATCTGGCGCCGATCTCGTGGCACCTACGGTGCACCTCGTATCTGGGCAGAGCTACGACTTGGGAGAGACATTTGTGTCGGTCGCAAACGCGTGGAACGGTTGATGCGCCAGGCAGGTATTGAAGGTATCTACTGACCCACGCTCCTAGTCGAGAAAAGTGAGGCCGTGGGGTAGGGCGGCTGTCAATCCCGAGCCCATGCCAACGCCGGCAGCGCCGGCATCGAGGTACGTGCGAGCGTTCGAGGCGGTTATGCCGCCTACTGCTACGAACTCCGCCGCGGGGAACGGTCCCCGCATCGCCTCCATCCACCCGGGGCCGAGTTGCGCCGCGGGGAACGCTTTGACGAGCGGATATCCCAGATTCATTGCGATGGCCAGGTCGGTTGCTGTCGCGACGCCAGGCAGCATGGGACAGCCAGCATCAGCCGCTGCCGAGAGGGTCTCGGTGGATACGTTCGGAGCAACGGCCCAGGTCGCGCCGATCTCCAGTGCTCGTTCGAGGTCGCGAGGCGACAGCACGGTACCGGCGCCGACCCTGTGTCTCCCCTCCGCTGCATCCACGACGGCGGCGAGAGACTCCTCGGCGAACTCACCGACGAGCGAAACCTCGACAAGCGCAATACCGGCAGCCCAACTCTTGATAGCGGTTGCTGTGGCGGTGGCGGGATCAAGGCCCCGGATGATGGCCACCACCGGAGTCGCCTGGAGACGGTGGATGAAGAAGTCCTTGTCTGTCATGGGTTCCATCCGAGAGTAAGGCTGACGCTCTGTGTGGCGTTCAGCAGGACTGGGGCGAAGGAGTCGAGTTCTTTAAGGGGAGTGTCACCGCCGTAGTGCCTGAAGCGTGGCCTCCCCTGTGCAGGCGAACCAACCCCGAGCGGGGCAGGATCACATGCATCCGTTCCTTCCATGGCTTCTGCCACGACCATTCCCTGGTTGCGGGTCAGGCAACTGCGCATCGCACACAGGAACCACATCATAGAGATGACGCAGCGCGACGAACGCGAGAAAGGCGCGGAGACGCACGGATGGCCGGTTCCAGGGCCTTGCTGTCGACCGCAGTGTGTTCCCTGTTCTGTATGCACTCTTCGATGGCAGCGGATCGCCGCCTGTGCAAGACGGATGGCAAACTCGTGGGTCGATTTCCCAGTGGGATAGCAGTCCCGCAGAATGCGTTCCGTCGTTTCTGCAATCCGATCAAGGCCTTGCGAAACGTCCGCGTCGCTGTATCCGTACTCCGAGGCGATGTTGATGACCCCCCGGCATTTGCGATGAAGTCAGGAACGTAGGCGATTCCCCGATCCGCAAGTTGGTCGCTGACATCATCGCTTCGAAGCTGATTGTTCGCCGAACCGACCACAGCACGGCATCGCAGATCTGGGATGACCGATTCAGTGAGTAACCCGGCGGCGTTGTCGCTCTGCGGGTCACCGATGACGACGGCTTTGCCACCTCCGAATGGCAGCCCTGCTGCTGCCTTGTAGGTCATGGCTTCTGACAAGCGCAGAGCATCGGCCAATGCTTCGTCCAGATCGCGGTAGCGACGGAACCGGAGTCCTCCCAAAGCGGGCCCCCTGACCGTTGAGTGGACGGCGATGAAGCCATCC encodes the following:
- a CDS encoding transposase — its product is MEQQQEQRRGGVRRSFTGEFKADAVSMVLDDERKIIDVAQALGIGDGTLGNWVRQARTDRGEREGLTSEEKAELGRLRKENTRLRMERDLLKRATAFWVKESGQ
- a CDS encoding AAA family ATPase produces the protein MTDNGPTEQDHLTAKQTKEEFDKWQRQDEVQQIRATGSLGSTLGSTDGFYTLKELMAHTFPPPRWAVEGVLPDGLTLLGGRPKIGKSWLVLNLALAVASGGKALGSIDVEQGTALFVALEDHPRRLQQRIRMLLGDEVPAGDFIVRHEWRPISKDGGGIDDFRDFITKHPETRLVVIDTLQHVRPSGNSNRIYGDDYDALIPLQRCAAETGVSFVVVHHLNKLSDPEDWLDSISGSTGLTGACDTVIGIFRDRGRPDAVLKGTGREIDEYEYALNLKGGLWTLLGPADEWRTSTARAEIVKAVREHGEPMSPKEVSDILDKSPGAVRKLMAQMSRDGDLNSTGDGRYTLTNPGNFGNSVTPDNPSTVTELPLLPTLRGEGDSKNPPKSHSSEDNVLDLTAIAEALDAELIPNGGTE
- a CDS encoding helix-turn-helix domain-containing protein, with product MATPTQLLTNDQLADELGVHHSTTAQWRLIAGQGPRFIKVGASVRYRRSDIEEWLTSQTRAGTKTDA
- a CDS encoding site-specific integrase — encoded protein: MAHVRKHPKSGRWQVRYRDPSGRERSRNFKRKIDADRFLVTVSADVLRGDYIDARLGRATVAEMAERWCRTRSHLARATRDQDSAFLRSLVLPHFGTRAVGSVRRSEVAAWLAGLDVAPATKAKALQKLSAIFGVAVGDGALRSNPCDRIPRPTQRPNRVGRALTDDEIEAVLDAAEAVDESSAAMVHVMARAGLRIGEAIALKRVDVDGGMLHIRQSMSRREGLGPVKGRSGGRSIPMPDGLQARLQRHMASQTLASLEGWLFVAARGGPIRYDNWRSRTWNRIVEVAGVGDLKPHDLRHTVATRLFVVDAWTVPQVQSYLGHVDPTVTLRTYTHIHPEALPTPGMIGTGR
- a CDS encoding alpha/beta hydrolase, with amino-acid sequence MQRVVRGVVIASVVALLLVAFMWVFQRRLIYLPSQAVPDVATALPGAVEVTFPTEDGLTLAAWLLPARRDSNGATVILFTGNAGNRSDRAPLAQALADHGYGVLLVDYRGYGGNPGSPTENGLIADGRAAVAYLETRPDIDADLLVYFGESLGAAVAIGVAEQRPPAALVLRSPFASLPEIGSVHYPFLPISLLMWDRFPNVERIPGIDVPILIVAGSADSIVPTDQSRRVYEAASHPKEIVIIEGANHNDLALTSGTPLVAAVAAFLDEFVRP
- a CDS encoding transposase, with translation MIPAPFPEEFRRRAVEPARERGKSIPKLAEDLGISESGLRRWVAQADIDDGTEPGVTSDELSELRRLRKENRVLKMERDLLSRAAAFFARENVLPK
- a CDS encoding transposase, which produces MIFRFTDANKADFPIRFMASRLGVSTSGFYGWRHRQTNPCQRRIADQELGETITEIWRRSRGTYGAPRIWAELRLGRDICVGRKRVERLMRQAGIEGIY
- a CDS encoding bifunctional 4-hydroxy-2-oxoglutarate aldolase/2-dehydro-3-deoxy-phosphogluconate aldolase, encoding MTDKDFFIHRLQATPVVAIIRGLDPATATATAIKSWAAGIALVEVSLVGEFAEESLAAVVDAAEGRHRVGAGTVLSPRDLERALEIGATWAVAPNVSTETLSAAADAGCPMLPGVATATDLAIAMNLGYPLVKAFPAAQLGPGWMEAMRGPFPAAEFVAVGGITASNARTYLDAGAAGVGMGSGLTAALPHGLTFLD